The Prinia subflava isolate CZ2003 ecotype Zambia chromosome 21, Cam_Psub_1.2, whole genome shotgun sequence genome window below encodes:
- the ICMT gene encoding protein-S-isoprenylcysteine O-methyltransferase: MAAAVARRGRLGQEGRASLCSFLLGASVAALPLLLGSSPSLLAAPGLRGRLALALHVAGVNAALLLIYSRPLYKIAVRACFLGFAFGCGLLLSTGRSAWRHFGWYMCSLSLFHYSEYLVTAINNPRSLSLDSFLLNHSFEYNLAALSSWVEFTLEKLFFPELKQITWLSTVGLLMVIFGDCLRKAAMLTAGSNFNHIVQNEKSDTHTLVTGGVYGWFRHPSYVGWFYWSIGTQVLLCNPICVVGYALASWRFFRERIEEEEITLIHFFGEEYLEYKRKVPSGLPFIKGVKLEL, encoded by the exons AtggcggcggcggtggcgcGGAGGGGGCGGCTGGGTCAGGAGGGCCGCgccagcctttgctccttcctgCTCGGTGCTTCGGTGGCGGCCCTGCCGCTGCTACTCGGCTCGTCGCCCTCCCTGCTGGCCGCTCCCGGCCTGCGCGGCCGCTTGGCTCTCGCCCTGCACGTGGCGGGCGTGAACGCGGCGCTGCTGCTCATCTATTCGCGGCCGCTGTACAAG ATCGCCGTCCGGGCCTGTTTCTTGGGCTTCGCCTTCGGCTGcgggctgctgctgagcaccgGCCGCTCCGCCTGGCGCCACTTCGGATG GTACATGtgctccctctccctttttcaCTACTCGGAGTATCTGGTGACAGCCATCAACAACCCACGCAGCCTCTCGCTGGACTCCTTTCTACTCAACCACAGCTTCGAGTACAACCTGGCTGCCCTGTCCTCGTGGGTGGAGTTCACGCTGGAGAAGCTCTTCTTCCCAG AGCTGAAGCAGATCACCTGGCTGAGCACCGTGGGGCTGCTGATGGTGATCTTCGGGGACTGCCTGAGGAAGGCAGCCATGCTTACAGCCGGCTCCAACTTCAACCACATCGTTCAGAACGAGAAATCTGACACCCACACTTTGGTGACAGGCGGGGTGTACGGGTGGTTCCGGCACCCGTCCTACGTGGGATGGTTTTACTGGAGTATTGGAACACAG GTGTTGCTCTGCAATCCCATCTGTGTGGTGGGCTACGCACTGGCGTCCTGGCGCTTCTTCAGGGAGCGGattgaggaggaggagatcaCACTCATTCACTTCTTTGGAGAAGAGTACCTGGAGTACAAAAGGAAGGTGCCATCGGGTCTCCCTTTTATTAAAGGAGTCAAATTGGAACTGTAA
- the RNF207 gene encoding RING finger protein 207: protein MAGGIFSPLGSCSELEKANCHPLVCLLCHEPYQHPCLLDCYHNFCASCLRGRASDGRLRCPLCGHPSVVRGGTGLPPVDRLLQFLVDSSADSEEDVQCANCDRCCTKAELDTMYFCNTCGQPLCAPCREETHRARMFTRHEIVSLSKRTKDIHKKCPLHEEPYIMFSTEKKSMLCINCFRDMQGESRAHCIDIETAYMQGCQRLDQAVMAVKELQTSTREAIVLLKAMIEEVRNSASEEEAAINSLFSRMQEQLSERKKTLLKAVQSQHEEKEKAFKEQLAHLASLLPTLQVHLVTCSAFLSSANKAEFLDLGYQLMERLQRIVKLPHRLRPAQTSKINSEYRAEFARCLEPLLMLSPRRSMVGSAGGIGPGITGTNMLPGGQCSKTLMVPSCPSTSDKMSTGPMVKKPTMHRYISTKVLLAEGRETPFAEHCRNYENTYRMLQMEIQGLKDQVQELHRDLTKHHSLIKSEIMSEILQKSLQMDVQIAAHYSAVEMMRSVFEEVWEETYQRVANEQEIYEAQLHDLLQLRQENSCLSTITKQIAPYVRSIAKVKERLEPRLQEPQEPKEEQAQMLLNICDNSEVVPRDASPGSNKGASASPTEGFMPRDSPGDPSPKSKDCCRGQQKSGTESATPKELVP, encoded by the exons ATGGCAGGTGGCATTTTCTCCCCACTGGGGAGTTGCTCGGAGCTGGAGAAGGCCAACTGCCACCCGCTGGTGTGCCTGCTCTGCCACGAGCCCTACCAGCACCCCTGCCTGCTCGACTGCTACCACAACttctgtgccagctgcctgcGAGGCCGTGCCAGCGATGGCCGCCTGCGTTGCCCCCTCTGCGG GCACCCCTCAGTGGTGAGGGGAGGCACGGGGCTGCCCCCTGTGGACCGGCTCCTGCAGTTCCTGGTGGACAGCTCAGCCGACAGCGAGGAGGATGTGCAGTGTGCCAACTGTGACCGGTGCTGCACCAAGGCG GAGCTGGATACCATGTACTTCTGCAACACCTGTGGgcagcccctctgtgccccatGCCGTGAGGAGACCCACCGTGCCAGGATGTTCACCCGCCACGAAATCGTCTCCCTCTCCAAGCGTACCAAAGACATCCATAAGAAGTGCC cactgcatgaGGAGCCCTACATCATGTTCTCCACCGAGAAGAAGTCCATGCTCTGCATCAACTGCTTCAGGGATATGCAGGG ggagagccGGGCACACTGCATCGACATTGAGACTGCGTACATGCAGGGCTGCCAGCGGCTGGACCAGGCGGTGATG GCTGTGAAGGAACTGCAGACCTCCACACGCGAGGCCATCGTCCTGCTCAAGGCCATGATCGAGGAGGTTCGCAACAGTGCCAGCGAGGAGGAGGCGGCCATCAACTCCCTCTTCAGCCGCATGCAG GAGCAGCTCTCTGAGAGGAAAAAGACACTCCTGAAAGCTGTGCAGAG ccagcacgaagaaaaggagaaggcaTTCAAGGAGCAGCTGGCCCACCTtgcttccctgctgcccactctGCAG GTCCACCTGGTGACCTGCTCGGCCTTTCTGAGCTCTGCCAACAAAGCCGAGTTCCTGGACCTGGGCTAT CAACTgatggagaggctgcagaggatCGTCAAGCTGCCACACCGCCTGCGGCCGGCCCAGACCAGCAAG ATCAACAGCGAGTACCGGGCAGAGTTCGCCCGCTGCCTGGAGCCCCTCCTGATGCTCAGCCCCCGCCGCTCCATGGTGGGCAGCGCTGGTGGCATCGGTCCTGGCATCACTGGCACAAACAT GCTCCCCGGTGGCCAATGCTCCAAGACCCTCATGGTGCCCAGCTGCCCCTCCACCAGTGACAAAATGTCCACCGGCCCTATGGTGAAGAAGCCAACGATGCACCGGTACATCAGCACCAAGGTGCTGCTGGCCGAGGGCCGCGAGACCCCCTTCGCTGAGCACTGCCGCAACTACGAGAACACCTACCGG ATGCTGCAGATGGAGATCCAGGGCCTGAAGGAccaggtgcaggagctgcaccgTGACCTCACCAAGCACCACTCACTCATCAAGTCGGAGATCATGAGCGAGATCCTGCAGAAGTCGCTGCAGATGGACGTGCAGATCGCAGCTCACTACTCTGCGGTGGAGATGATGCGCAGCGTCTTCGAGGAG GTTTGGGAGGAGACCTACCAGCGGGTAGCAAATGAGCAGGAGATCTATGAAG cccagctccatgACTTGCTGCAGCTGCGGCAGGAGAACAGCTGCCTGAGCACCATCACCAAGCAGATTGCGCCCTACGTCCGCTCCATCGCCAAAGTGAAGGAGCGGCTGGAGCCCAG gctgcaggagccccaggagcccaAAGAAGAACAGGCCCAGATGCTGCTCAACATCTGTGACAATAGTGAAGTGGTGCCAAG GGATGCCTCACCTGGCAGCAACAAGGGGGCTTCAGCCAGCCCCACTGAGGGCTTCATGCCaagggacagccctggagacCCTTCCCCAAAAAGCAAAGACTGCTGCAGGGGCCAGCAGAAGAGTGGAACAGAGAGTGCTACCCCGAAAGAGCTGGTACCATAG
- the RPL22 gene encoding large ribosomal subunit protein eL22 isoform X1: protein MAPAQKKPAAKGGKKKKQVLKFTLDCTHPVEDGIMDAANFEQFLQERIKVNGKAGNLGGGVVTIERSKSKITVTSEVPFSKRYLKYLTKKYLKKNNLRDWLRVVANSKESYELRYFQINQDEEEEEEED from the exons ATGGCGCCCGCG CAGAAGAAGCCTGCGGCGAAAGGTGGCAAGAAGAAGAAGCAAGTTCTGAAATTCACGCTGGACTGCACGCACCCCGTCGAGGATGGAATCATGGACGCCGCCAACTTC GAGCAGTTTCTGCAGGAACGGATCAAGGTGAACGGCAAAGCAGGAAACCTGGGTGGGGGCGTGGTGACCATCGAGAGGAGCAAGAGCAAGATCACGGTCACATCAGAGGTGCCATTCTCCAAGAG GTACCTCAAGTACCTGACCAAGAAGTACCTGAAGAAGAACAACTTGCGGGACTGGCTGCGCGTGGTGGCCAACAGCAAGGAGAGCTACGAGCTGCGCTACTTCCAGATCAAccaggatgaggaggaggaggaggaagaagattGA
- the RPL22 gene encoding large ribosomal subunit protein eL22 isoform X2: MAPAKKPAAKGGKKKKQVLKFTLDCTHPVEDGIMDAANFEQFLQERIKVNGKAGNLGGGVVTIERSKSKITVTSEVPFSKRYLKYLTKKYLKKNNLRDWLRVVANSKESYELRYFQINQDEEEEEEED, encoded by the exons ATGGCGCCCGCG AAGAAGCCTGCGGCGAAAGGTGGCAAGAAGAAGAAGCAAGTTCTGAAATTCACGCTGGACTGCACGCACCCCGTCGAGGATGGAATCATGGACGCCGCCAACTTC GAGCAGTTTCTGCAGGAACGGATCAAGGTGAACGGCAAAGCAGGAAACCTGGGTGGGGGCGTGGTGACCATCGAGAGGAGCAAGAGCAAGATCACGGTCACATCAGAGGTGCCATTCTCCAAGAG GTACCTCAAGTACCTGACCAAGAAGTACCTGAAGAAGAACAACTTGCGGGACTGGCTGCGCGTGGTGGCCAACAGCAAGGAGAGCTACGAGCTGCGCTACTTCCAGATCAAccaggatgaggaggaggaggaggaagaagattGA